One Leclercia pneumoniae genomic region harbors:
- the potH gene encoding putrescine ABC transporter permease PotH, whose translation MSKIDSPMPARAAGGTRWLTRLQMAHGRKLVIALPYLWLVLLFLLPFLIVFKISLAEMARAIPPYTDLMEWADDQLSITLNIANYLQLTDDPLYFEAYLQSLQIAGVSTLCCLLLGYPLAWAVAHSKPSTRNILLLLVILPSWTSFLIRVYAWMGILKNNGVLNNFLMWLGVIDQPLVILHTNLAVYIGVVYAYLPFMVLPIYTALTRIDYSLVEASLDLGARPLKTFFSIIVPLTKGGIIAGSMLVFIPAVGEFVIPELLGGPDSIMIGRVLWQEFFNNRDWPVASAVAIVMLLLLIVPIMWFHKHQQKQMGDHG comes from the coding sequence ATGAGTAAAATTGACTCACCGATGCCCGCGCGCGCTGCAGGCGGGACCCGCTGGCTGACGCGCCTGCAGATGGCGCACGGGCGCAAGCTGGTGATCGCGCTGCCTTATCTGTGGCTGGTTCTGCTGTTTTTACTCCCTTTCCTGATCGTCTTTAAGATCAGCCTCGCCGAGATGGCGCGGGCGATCCCGCCCTATACCGATCTGATGGAGTGGGCAGACGATCAGCTCTCGATCACCCTGAATATCGCCAACTACCTGCAGCTGACGGACGATCCCCTCTATTTCGAGGCTTATCTGCAATCGCTGCAGATTGCCGGGGTATCCACCCTCTGCTGTTTACTGCTGGGGTATCCGCTGGCCTGGGCAGTGGCGCACAGCAAGCCCTCGACGCGCAATATCCTGCTGCTGCTGGTCATCTTGCCCTCGTGGACCTCTTTCTTGATCCGCGTGTACGCCTGGATGGGGATCCTGAAGAACAACGGGGTACTGAATAACTTCCTGATGTGGCTTGGGGTAATCGATCAGCCGCTGGTGATCCTGCATACCAATCTCGCGGTCTATATCGGGGTGGTGTATGCCTATCTGCCGTTTATGGTGCTGCCTATCTATACCGCCCTGACGCGCATTGATTACTCGCTGGTGGAAGCCTCGCTGGACCTCGGGGCCCGTCCGCTGAAGACCTTCTTCAGCATCATCGTGCCGCTCACCAAAGGGGGGATCATTGCCGGCTCGATGCTGGTCTTTATCCCGGCAGTAGGAGAGTTCGTGATCCCGGAACTGCTCGGCGGGCCGGACAGCATCATGATTGGCCGCGTGCTGTGGCAGGAGTTCTTCAATAACCGCGACTGGCCGGTGGCCTCTGCGGTAGCGATTGTGATGTTACTGCTGCTGATCGTGCCGATCATGTGGTTCCACAAACATCAGCAGAAACAGATGGGAGACCACGGATGA